In the Clostridium beijerinckii genome, one interval contains:
- a CDS encoding M18 family aminopeptidase: MNNAQELLDFINKGKTAFQSTYEIKNILDKQGYTEIKEEDKWELKKGSKHYIIKNNSALIAFEIGNGDIEKDGFRLIGAHTDSPGFRIKPNPEMKVEGHYVKLNTEVYGGPILSTWFDRPLSVAGRVTLKGENPFSPRVELLDVNKPILIIPNLAIHMNRSVNEGYEYNKQKDTLPMLTIVEDKLEKDNYLINLIAETLKVDSSDILDFDLFLYEYAEGMLIGLNDEFISCGRLDDLWMVFAGLKALISSNEIKATKVLVALDNEEIGSLTSQGANSSILENILERITLGLEKDRESFKRALSNSIMISADLAHAIHPNYVEKCDPTNKPMLGKGPVLKIAAGGSYSTDSYASAVFKGICEKTEVPCQVFVNRSDLRGGTTIGPITASKLNIPVIDMGAPLLSMHSIRELATVKDNEYTIKAFTEFFN, translated from the coding sequence ATGAATAATGCGCAAGAATTATTAGATTTTATAAATAAGGGTAAGACGGCTTTTCAAAGTACTTATGAAATTAAAAATATCTTAGATAAGCAAGGTTATACAGAAATTAAAGAAGAAGATAAATGGGAGTTAAAAAAAGGTAGTAAACACTATATTATAAAAAATAACTCTGCATTAATTGCCTTTGAAATAGGAAATGGTGATATTGAAAAAGATGGGTTCAGATTAATAGGAGCACATACTGATTCACCAGGATTTAGAATAAAGCCAAATCCAGAAATGAAAGTTGAAGGACATTATGTGAAATTAAATACTGAAGTATATGGAGGGCCAATACTAAGTACTTGGTTTGATAGACCTTTAAGCGTAGCAGGAAGAGTAACTTTAAAAGGAGAAAATCCATTCAGTCCAAGAGTTGAATTATTGGATGTAAATAAGCCAATCTTAATTATTCCTAACTTAGCAATACATATGAATAGAAGCGTGAATGAGGGCTATGAATATAATAAGCAAAAAGATACTTTACCAATGCTTACAATAGTTGAAGATAAGCTAGAAAAGGATAATTATTTAATTAATTTAATAGCAGAAACTTTAAAGGTAGATTCTAGCGATATATTAGATTTCGATTTGTTTTTATATGAGTATGCAGAAGGTATGCTAATTGGCTTAAATGATGAATTTATATCATGCGGAAGACTAGATGATTTATGGATGGTATTTGCAGGATTAAAAGCTTTAATAAGCAGTAATGAAATTAAAGCAACGAAGGTATTAGTAGCTTTAGATAATGAGGAAATAGGAAGCTTAACATCCCAAGGTGCAAATTCATCAATTTTAGAAAATATTTTAGAGAGAATAACTTTGGGTCTTGAAAAAGATAGAGAAAGTTTCAAGAGAGCATTAAGCAACTCAATAATGATATCAGCAGACTTAGCTCATGCAATACATCCAAACTATGTTGAAAAATGTGATCCTACAAATAAGCCTATGCTTGGAAAAGGGCCTGTACTTAAAATTGCAGCAGGTGGAAGTTATTCAACTGATAGTTATGCAAGTGCTGTCTTCAAAGGAATCTGTGAAAAAACTGAAGTTCCATGCCAAGTATTTGTAAATAGATCAGATTTAAGAGGGGGAACAACCATTGGACCTATTACTGCATCAAAATTAAATATACCAGTAATAGATATGGGAGCGCCACTACTAAGTATGCATTCAATAAGAGAATTAGCTACTGTAAAGGATAATGAATATACAATTAAAGCATTTACTGAGTTTTTTAATTAA
- a CDS encoding phage replisome organizer N-terminal domain-containing protein: MKERKFVKLRVDMYDDTKSKIIDTMNERDLIQYIWIRLIVLAGKVNLEGELFLSRNIPYTMETIAIEFNRDIERVKLAMKVLMDLEMIEFTEDKIYKVKNFAKHQNIKINKSTEIKDNVVKENDSSHKMDEPKIKDRENLMGVNSKSSGYKSIDEIVRNKTAKIEDKSTMITKEEINENNNDDNNINSCNKYNENSTSIDSEFVTKGNAENESFANSNKNNSNIIIAERTQNSDTINASIDSTNNKDNNENIDYIDNTRNADVIDSNSIYDNNDANMNISLETEKNSCENNAQSSIPIYVKKKNSKGRKKSNNKSDINEINLSDDDEEIVELCSGDVTLGKDEKVVMAFTM; this comes from the coding sequence ATGAAAGAAAGAAAATTTGTTAAATTAAGAGTTGATATGTATGATGATACTAAATCTAAAATAATAGATACAATGAATGAAAGAGATCTTATTCAGTATATTTGGATTAGACTTATTGTTTTAGCTGGTAAGGTAAATTTAGAAGGAGAATTATTTTTGTCTAGAAATATTCCATACACAATGGAAACCATCGCTATAGAATTTAATAGAGATATTGAACGAGTGAAATTAGCTATGAAGGTTTTAATGGATTTAGAAATGATTGAGTTTACTGAAGATAAAATCTATAAAGTAAAGAATTTTGCTAAGCATCAAAATATTAAAATAAATAAGAGTACTGAAATTAAAGATAATGTAGTAAAAGAAAATGATTCTAGTCACAAAATGGATGAGCCTAAAATTAAAGATAGAGAAAATCTAATGGGTGTTAATTCAAAAAGTAGTGGATATAAAAGTATTGATGAAATTGTTAGAAATAAAACTGCTAAAATCGAAGATAAGAGTACTATGATTACAAAGGAAGAGATAAATGAAAACAATAATGATGATAATAATATTAACAGTTGTAATAAATATAATGAAAATTCTACTAGCATAGATTCTGAATTTGTGACTAAAGGTAATGCAGAAAATGAAAGCTTTGCAAATAGTAATAAAAATAATAGTAATATCATAATTGCTGAAAGAACTCAGAATAGTGATACTATAAATGCTAGTATAGATTCTACTAATAATAAAGATAATAATGAAAACATAGACTATATAGATAATACTAGAAATGCAGATGTGATAGATAGCAATAGCATTTATGACAATAACGATGCCAATATGAATATCAGCTTAGAAACAGAAAAAAATTCCTGCGAAAATAATGCACAGTCAAGCATACCAATCTATGTGAAAAAGAAGAATAGTAAGGGCAGAAAAAAATCCAATAATAAAAGCGACATTAACGAGATAAATTTAAGTGACGATGATGAAGAAATAGTTGAACTTTGTTCAGGAGATGTGACGCTTGGAAAAGATGAAAAAGTAGTTATGGCATTTACTATGTAG
- the dapA gene encoding 4-hydroxy-tetrahydrodipicolinate synthase — MKDIIFTGAAVAIVTPFTEDGINFSELKKLIDFNIENGTDAIVIAGTTGESSTMTDEEHREVIRFTVEYVNKRVPVIAGTGSNDTVYAVELSKYAESVGADALLLVTPYYNKTTQTGLIKHYNYIADRVNIPIILYNVPSRTGVNIAPETYAELAKHPRIVATKEASGDLSAIAKIKAICKDELNIYSGNDDQIVPILSLGGKGVISVFSNIMPKESHEICSLYFEGKVEESCNLQTKYLDLINTLFIEVNPIPVKTALGIMGYNVGPLRMPLFPMEGKNLEKLREELAKNNLI; from the coding sequence ATGAAGGATATTATATTTACTGGTGCAGCAGTTGCAATTGTTACACCTTTTACAGAAGATGGAATTAATTTCTCTGAATTAAAAAAACTAATTGATTTTAATATAGAGAATGGTACAGATGCAATTGTAATTGCAGGAACTACAGGTGAGTCTTCAACTATGACTGATGAAGAACACAGGGAAGTTATTAGATTTACAGTAGAATATGTAAATAAAAGAGTACCAGTTATTGCGGGCACAGGGTCTAATGATACAGTTTATGCTGTTGAATTATCAAAATACGCTGAAAGCGTTGGTGCAGATGCACTTTTATTAGTAACACCATATTACAATAAAACTACTCAAACTGGTTTAATAAAACATTACAATTATATTGCGGATAGAGTTAATATCCCAATAATTCTATATAATGTACCATCAAGAACAGGAGTTAATATAGCACCTGAAACATATGCAGAATTAGCTAAGCATCCACGTATAGTTGCAACAAAAGAAGCTAGTGGGGATCTTTCAGCGATTGCAAAGATAAAAGCGATATGCAAAGATGAACTTAATATATATTCTGGAAATGATGATCAAATAGTTCCGATATTATCACTTGGGGGAAAAGGCGTTATTTCAGTCTTTTCAAATATTATGCCAAAAGAGTCGCATGAAATTTGTAGTTTATATTTTGAAGGAAAAGTAGAAGAAAGCTGTAACCTTCAAACAAAATATTTAGATCTTATAAATACGTTATTTATAGAAGTAAACCCAATTCCAGTAAAGACTGCATTAGGAATTATGGGATATAACGTAGGACCACTTAGAATGCCATTATTCCCAATGGAAGGCAAGAATCTAGAAAAATTACGTGAAGAACTTGCTAAAAATAATCTTATATAA
- a CDS encoding cation diffusion facilitator family transporter: MFFELIVNKFVKDNSNVKDDTVRNSYGVLGGIIGIVVNIILFIIKLSVGVIVSSIAIMADAFNNLSDAASSLITILGFKLSNKPADREHPFGHGRIEYLSALIVAFMVMLVGLQFIKSSFERIVNPSPVAFELVSFILLIVSIFFKIWLSKFNKFIGEKINSSALKAASTDALGDVFTTTCVAISFLASKFTSFPIDGYIGMFVALFIVYAGFNLVKDTINPLLGEAPDPELVESIERMVLSYDNILGSHDLIVHNYGPGKCMASIHAEIPGNINVVDIHEVIDKAEREISKALKIYLVIHIDPICIIEGEVKEAYDEILSIIEKYDYIESIHDFRVVGEGDIKNLIFDVVIEPSKKLSITDTELINIISEGVKKYHPSYNCVITIDKHYT, translated from the coding sequence ATGTTTTTTGAACTTATAGTTAATAAATTTGTTAAGGATAATTCTAATGTTAAAGATGACACAGTTAGAAATTCTTACGGTGTTCTTGGCGGTATCATAGGTATTGTAGTAAATATTATTTTATTTATAATAAAACTTTCTGTTGGAGTAATAGTTTCGAGTATAGCTATAATGGCTGATGCTTTTAATAACCTTTCTGATGCAGCCTCCTCTTTAATTACTATTTTAGGTTTTAAACTTTCAAATAAACCAGCTGATAGAGAACATCCCTTTGGTCATGGGCGGATAGAATATCTTTCAGCACTTATTGTTGCCTTCATGGTAATGTTAGTTGGTCTGCAATTTATAAAATCTTCATTTGAAAGAATAGTTAATCCATCACCAGTTGCTTTCGAGTTAGTTTCATTTATTCTGCTTATAGTATCAATATTTTTTAAGATTTGGCTTTCTAAATTTAATAAATTTATTGGTGAAAAGATTAATTCCTCTGCTCTAAAAGCTGCTTCTACAGATGCTCTAGGGGATGTATTTACCACTACTTGTGTGGCTATTTCATTTTTAGCTTCAAAATTCACTTCTTTCCCTATAGACGGATATATAGGAATGTTTGTTGCATTATTCATTGTTTATGCCGGTTTCAATTTAGTTAAAGATACTATAAATCCACTTTTAGGAGAAGCGCCAGATCCAGAACTTGTTGAATCCATAGAAAGAATGGTTTTGTCTTACGATAACATCCTCGGCTCACATGATTTAATAGTTCACAATTATGGTCCTGGTAAATGTATGGCATCTATTCATGCTGAAATTCCTGGAAATATTAACGTTGTAGATATTCACGAAGTAATTGATAAAGCTGAAAGAGAAATTTCAAAAGCACTTAAGATTTACTTAGTTATTCACATCGATCCTATCTGCATTATTGAAGGCGAAGTCAAAGAAGCTTATGATGAAATTCTATCCATAATTGAAAAATATGATTATATAGAGTCAATACATGATTTTAGAGTAGTCGGTGAAGGTGATATTAAGAACTTAATTTTTGACGTTGTTATTGAACCATCAAAAAAACTTTCTATAACTGATACTGAACTTATAAATATAATATCTGAAGGAGTAAAGAAATATCATCCTTCTTATAACTGTGTCATTACTATAGACAAACACTACACATAA
- a CDS encoding DUF2628 domain-containing protein → MKCPHCSEELGINDVCINPMCSYFGNTIKNTEKTNIDYTEENLNSRVNADIKVDHVENNSKSNDNFNQTKVYHNRNDYYNNQNTNKFKNIYSIPYNKSNNISRDELAIFIGNNSGFYIKHLNKYNDKHKFLSWNWPCFFFGYYWLLYRKLYIPGAALILLTLVSSAIFPKGIHLSLLLLIRIILTLYANFIYLNNCERKIKDFKMNVINIQNLSNTEYINKLRKKGGVNLAAPLIVLALHIMFIVISLGIWLSTRITPHKFSSPSYYF, encoded by the coding sequence TTGAAATGTCCACATTGTTCAGAAGAACTAGGAATAAATGATGTGTGTATAAATCCTATGTGTTCTTATTTCGGTAATACGATTAAAAATACTGAAAAAACTAATATAGATTATACTGAAGAAAACTTAAATAGTAGAGTTAATGCTGATATTAAAGTAGATCATGTTGAAAACAACTCCAAATCTAATGATAACTTTAATCAAACAAAAGTCTATCATAATAGAAATGACTATTATAATAATCAGAATACAAACAAATTTAAAAATATATATTCTATTCCTTACAATAAAAGCAACAATATTTCTCGAGACGAACTAGCTATCTTTATTGGTAATAATAGCGGTTTCTATATTAAGCACCTCAACAAATATAACGATAAACATAAATTTTTATCTTGGAACTGGCCATGTTTTTTCTTCGGTTACTATTGGTTATTATACAGAAAACTTTATATTCCAGGAGCTGCTTTGATACTCTTAACCTTAGTATCTTCAGCGATTTTTCCAAAGGGAATACACTTATCTTTGCTACTACTCATAAGAATTATATTAACTTTATATGCAAATTTTATTTATCTTAACAATTGCGAACGTAAGATTAAAGACTTCAAAATGAATGTTATCAATATACAAAATCTCAGCAATACTGAATATATAAATAAATTACGTAAAAAAGGCGGAGTTAATTTAGCCGCACCATTAATTGTATTAGCTCTCCATATTATGTTTATAGTAATTTCACTTGGCATTTGGCTTTCAACTAGGATTACACCACATAAATTTTCTTCTCCTTCGTACTACTTTTAG
- a CDS encoding amino acid ABC transporter ATP-binding protein — translation MIYVKDLHKSFGKNKVLKGIDEHISKGEVVVVIGPSGSGKSTFLRCLNLLETPTSGQITFEDKDITSKATNIDKMREKMGMVFQQFNLFPHKTVCENICLAPIKVKGISKDEAKNIAESLLNKVGLIDKINAYPSSLSGGQKQRIAIARALAMQPDVMLFDEPTSALDPEMVGEVLNVMKDLAKEGMTMVVVTHEMGFAREVGDRILFMDEGKILESGTPEEVFKNPKNPRTIDFLSKVL, via the coding sequence GTGATATACGTTAAAGATTTACATAAAAGCTTTGGAAAAAATAAGGTGTTAAAAGGAATAGATGAGCATATCAGTAAAGGTGAAGTTGTAGTTGTAATTGGACCTTCTGGATCAGGAAAAAGTACATTTTTAAGATGTCTTAACTTATTGGAAACTCCTACATCTGGACAAATCACTTTTGAAGATAAGGATATAACATCAAAGGCAACTAATATAGATAAGATGAGAGAAAAAATGGGGATGGTATTCCAACAATTTAATTTATTTCCTCATAAAACAGTCTGTGAAAATATATGTTTAGCTCCTATTAAAGTAAAAGGAATTTCTAAAGATGAAGCTAAAAATATAGCAGAAAGCTTATTAAATAAGGTTGGTTTGATAGATAAAATAAATGCTTACCCATCATCATTATCAGGTGGACAAAAGCAAAGAATTGCAATAGCTAGAGCTTTAGCTATGCAGCCAGATGTTATGTTATTCGATGAACCAACATCTGCTTTAGATCCTGAAATGGTTGGAGAAGTTCTAAATGTTATGAAAGATCTTGCAAAGGAAGGTATGACAATGGTAGTTGTTACACACGAAATGGGATTTGCAAGAGAAGTTGGAGATAGAATATTATTTATGGATGAAGGAAAAATATTAGAATCTGGGACTCCAGAGGAAGTATTTAAGAATCCTAAAAACCCACGTACAATAGACTTTTTATCTAAAGTTTTATAA
- a CDS encoding amino acid ABC transporter permease produces the protein MNFTFLGKYSEYYLKGAEITIVLAFFAVLFGTILGLALTLLRRSKFKPISYIAAAYVEFVRGTPLLVQIYIIYIGLPKLIGIDMPDMTVGSIALALNSAAYISEIIRAGIEAVDKGQMEAARSLGMNQGLAMVHVIIPQAFKNILPALGNEFISVIKESSMVSVIGVAELMYNASIVRGNTALGLEPIIVAAVVYFVLTFTLTRCLGYVERRMKASDIR, from the coding sequence TTGAATTTTACATTTTTAGGAAAATACTCTGAATATTATTTAAAAGGTGCAGAAATCACTATTGTATTAGCATTTTTTGCAGTGCTATTTGGTACAATCTTGGGTCTTGCATTAACTCTTTTAAGGCGTTCAAAATTTAAACCAATAAGCTATATAGCAGCAGCTTATGTAGAATTTGTAAGAGGTACTCCACTTCTAGTTCAAATCTATATAATCTATATAGGATTACCTAAGCTTATAGGAATAGATATGCCTGATATGACTGTTGGATCAATAGCTTTAGCATTAAACTCAGCAGCATATATATCTGAAATAATAAGAGCTGGAATCGAAGCAGTGGACAAAGGTCAAATGGAAGCAGCTAGAAGTTTAGGAATGAATCAAGGGTTAGCAATGGTTCATGTTATAATTCCACAAGCATTTAAGAATATATTACCTGCTCTTGGAAATGAATTTATTTCTGTAATAAAAGAATCATCAATGGTTTCTGTTATAGGTGTTGCAGAACTTATGTACAATGCAAGTATTGTAAGAGGAAATACAGCTTTAGGGTTAGAACCAATAATTGTAGCAGCAGTAGTTTACTTTGTTTTAACTTTCACTTTGACAAGATGTTTAGGTTATGTTGAAAGGAGGATGAAAGCAAGTGATATACGTTAA
- a CDS encoding ABC transporter substrate-binding protein — protein MKVGIVKKLVAIAAASVIAIGMVGCGNSTKGNKENTSSNASALQAIKSKGKLVIGTSADYPPYEFHKEIDGKDQIVGFDIEIAKEMAKDLGVELEIKDMAFDGLLVALQSDKIDMVFAGMTPTDERKQNADFSDIYYNATHRFVLRSGDEAGITKMEDLKGKKIGVQKGSIQEGIAKDNFDAANIKSLDKVTDLILDLKNNKVDAVLAEQPVAKINVEKNEGIAIADKLEITDPNGGSAVAMKKGSADLLEQVNKTIKRLKDEDKINQFVVDVNKLVD, from the coding sequence ATGAAAGTTGGTATAGTAAAAAAATTAGTTGCTATTGCAGCAGCATCGGTTATTGCAATAGGTATGGTAGGCTGTGGAAACAGCACTAAAGGAAACAAAGAAAACACAAGCAGTAATGCTTCTGCATTACAGGCAATAAAATCAAAAGGTAAGCTTGTAATAGGAACAAGCGCAGATTATCCACCATATGAATTCCATAAAGAAATAGATGGAAAAGATCAAATAGTTGGATTTGATATTGAAATTGCAAAAGAAATGGCAAAAGATTTAGGAGTAGAACTTGAAATAAAAGATATGGCGTTTGATGGATTGTTAGTAGCACTTCAATCAGATAAAATAGATATGGTATTTGCAGGTATGACTCCAACAGATGAAAGAAAACAAAATGCAGATTTCTCAGATATATATTATAATGCGACACATAGATTTGTACTTAGATCAGGTGATGAAGCTGGAATAACTAAAATGGAAGATCTAAAAGGAAAGAAAATTGGAGTGCAAAAAGGTTCAATACAAGAAGGTATAGCAAAAGATAACTTTGATGCAGCAAATATTAAGTCATTAGACAAGGTTACTGATTTAATATTAGATTTAAAGAACAATAAAGTTGATGCGGTTTTAGCTGAACAACCAGTTGCCAAAATAAATGTTGAAAAAAACGAAGGTATTGCAATTGCAGATAAATTGGAGATTACAGATCCAAATGGAGGATCTGCTGTAGCTATGAAAAAAGGCTCGGCAGATTTATTAGAGCAAGTTAATAAGACAATAAAGAGATTAAAAGATGAAGATAAGATAAACCAATTTGTGGTAGATGTAAATAAATTAGTAGACTAA